GAATTAAGCGCATATACATATCTTGGAAGTTAGAACCAATTTTTTTTTTTCATCAAGCTTTCGAGTGACTCATTCACGGCATACAAACTATGACTAGTTTTTCTTTTTTTTTTGCTAAAATTTGGAACTATGACTAGTTAGGCCACAACATACATAATATATTATATATTACTTCTTCATTTCTTCTCATTGAAGGGCTTAATCAATGGAACCAGGCAAGAGAACAATGGCGTGAATACAGAACCAGCCAACAATGTCGAGTTTTGGAACCTGCTATAAGGTGACAACCAATGAACAATCTTCTTAATGAAAAATTGTAACTAGGGGTTATTAGTACAAAATGTGCGGAAATAAATATCAAAAAGAAGTATTTGTTTCTATATTGAATTTATATGATTGGTTTCTTATAACTTTTCAATGTTAAGATGAAACCCGTACTTCTAATTCATACTCTATGATAAATTTTCAGCTGGGACTCGACATATGAGAGCTTACTGAGCACAAACAAGCCTTTTCCTCGACCGATACCTCTTCAGGTGGTTTATTTCCTGCTTAAGAGTCAAGACACCTTTAATTGGTGATACAAGATTGATCGAATTACTTCTATCTAGTGTTATTATTGATAAGAAAACTAATTTAAATCGATGATGATGATGCAATGTTATAGGATATGGTGCATTTTCTTGTTGACGTTTGGGAGGAAGAAGGCTTGTACATGTGATACTCTAACAAAATGTTTTATACATAAGAAAGGCAAATAAACACAACTTATATGTCTTTCTCTTCTTATGAGATGTGATTCTTTTGTGAGAAAATGACTAGGATAGCACTAAAAAAAAATGTCATAAATATAGCATTTAAGAATAAAAATGATTAAAATAGCACTTAATGTTTTAACAAAAGAGATAATATACACTTATACCCCAATGGTAAACTAATTTAGACATTGGGGTTTAGAGTTAAGGGGTGGAGTTTAAAATTTTAGGGTTTAGGGTTTAGAGTTTAGGGTTTAGAGTTAAGGGGTGGGGTTTAGGATTTATGGTTTAGGGTTTAGGATTTAGGGTTTAAAGTTGGGGAGTGAGGTTTTGGAATAAGATTTCAAATTTTGAAAAATAAAAAAAAATTAAATTTTTCGAAAGATAAAATACTATTTTGGTCATTTTAGTTTTTGAGGGCTATTTTTGTGACATAAACTTAGAAATGTGCTATTTTGGAGATTTGCCCTTCTTTTGTTGTTTTGTAAAATACAGTATATTACCGTAGCTAGTATATTTTTACCAGAAAGATATAATTAAAGTGAAATAAAATCTGAAATCTCAATAGGTTTTGGTTGGGAGATTTTTTAAAAATGATGATACCTGTGTAGTAAGCAATGCAGGGTGTGATTATGTACGTTGAACTTTTCTTTCCATATCTTCAAGCATTTTTTTTTTGTGGAACATAACAAAAAGTATTGCACCAAAATAGAGAAAGAAAGAATACACAGAGCGAACACATAATCTCCTGAATATTCATCTTTTAAAATCAAAGCATCAAAAAGAAAAAGATCTTGACATGAAAAAAACAACTTAAAGCAACATCACCATCAAACACAGAAGTATTTGAAAGCAGCAACCTTTAGAACCAAACCCATATGATTCCTTTCACACTTTTTACCTATTTCTTCTCAGATAAAGTTTTGGTCCAAGATATTATATAAATATAAATATCATACGGTTTCTTTTCCTCTTGTCCTCCTCATTAATTAATGCAAGATGAGTCTTGAGAGTGTAATAGTATATCTTAGTGCTCAACAGCAACCACTTCAGATACCTCAATGGACTCGGCTCTTTCTTCATCCATCCTTGAAGATACAATCTCATCTGAGCCTTCTACATTAGCATTAGATGATGATACAGTCACTTGTGCTTCCTCTTCTGTGAGATGTGAAGTTTCTGCATCTTTTTCAGGTTTCTTTCTTTCAGGTTTCACCTTTGCTGATGTTGCATAGGGTTTTCCATCAGGGAGAGCTGTTTTCTGAGATGGCAATCTTGGAAGTGACTTGCGCAACGGTTGCTTCTTGTGATCAACTGTTGGCACAATTCCCTTGGAAGCTGAGTTATCTTTAGAAGCTTTCTCATCTAGGCTCAGTCTACCGAGGCGAGGAGTTTGACTTTCTTCAGAGTCAGTCTTTTTTCTCCCGAGTTTAGGAGATTTTGGTCTTGTTGGTGGTATCTACTTGGAAGTAAATAACAATGAGAAGTAGTACTTCACGAAAAGAGTGAGATGATGGTTGTTGAAGAGAGCATAAGTACCTTCTTTAACTCTGTTTTAGGAGGTTGAGGTTCTTGATAAAAGCTAGGCATGGGTGTGGCTTTGAAGTTCAAGCTCTTCCTTAGCTTCCTAAGCTCAGCTTCTTGTGTTTCCTGAGAGAGTAGCAAGAGTTTTGTTTCAGCAAAAGTAGGTGGAGAACACTATGACAAAGAAGAGGGTTTGGGAAGATAACCTTGGACTTGGCCTGCATGTTATTAATCTCCTCTTCTTTCGCATGAGTCTTTTCCTCGAGCTTAACATAGAACTGCACCATATGAAATCAGAAGTATGATTATTTTTAAAACATGTTTCTATAGAGAGGACAAGCAAGTTGTTCCAAAAGCAGACCTCTCTTCTCTTTTCAGCACGTTGGTCACATTTGAAGCTGAACCCATAATTTGGAAGTGCACCAACTTTGCGAGGTTTGCCATCGTCTGCTTGCGGGCTACTAAGAAACCATAAAAAAGTTATAATCAACATAAATGCTAAAAATAAGAGGCAAAATGCAGAAAGGCCCCAGGAAAGAAGAGGTGGTAAAAATATAAAGGTGAAACAAATACTTAGAAGAAGACTGAGTATCATCTTCAGATGTTTCATGTACTTGTTTCTTCTGAGGCTTCGCTTTAACCTTGTCCCTGTGTCAAAGAGAGGCAAAGATAAATGATAATACTTAGCACCAATGCTTAGTCTTCAAGACGCTAAGGAAAGAAACTCTGAACTTTTTAAAAAAAAAGAGGACTCAGTACCCAGTGGCGCTTTCAGCTGGTGCAGATTCTTGTTTTCCATGCTGATATGTCACAAAAAATCAGAAATGAATCGAGCCAAAGCAGATAAACGTAAAAGGAGATGGTAAGGGATGATTACCTCCGTGACTTGAGCCTCTCTACCGTTTAATGGCGTGCTCTTTAGAGAATTTGTTGTGTGTGCACTAGGAGCAACAGAACCATTTGATGCTGCAACTTTAGCATCTGCACCATTCCTCTCTTTCTTCTTTTTGATATGAACCGATGATGGAACACTCTTACCACCTGAGATTTTCTCATTCTTTAGCTTCCGTTGAGCCTTTTGGCCTTTAATACACTTTGGTTCATCTACATTTTCAACTTGTGTACCCTACCAAAGAAAGAAAAGTGAGAACAAAACCGTTTATCTGACAGGCGAGTAGATTAACCATCCAGTTACCAACCTCAGCTGCAACCTCTTTGGAGTGTTCAATTGCATCCAAAGTGGAACTATCTCCTGAATTCTCATTCTGAATTTCTGAAGTAGCATCCAATGTTTCACCGGAAGCAAAAACATTTACTTCAATACCGACACTTTCCATTGTTAAACCACCATTTACAAGAGCAGGTTCACTCCCATCAGCCACCATGATGACACTTTCAGGATCCATAGTAAACTACAAAAACAACATATATGGAACTAACTGATGTAAGTGAAGAGACAAAAAAGGGTGATAGCACCAGCACAAATCATTCCCTTGAGCCATGCATTGTTATATAAATTAATCAACAGACAACAAACATTTTCCACACACAACCAGAGTGAGTTGAGTTTCTAGGGCTTAGGAAGTGAAATTTACATGTCGATCAATATTGTGGCAGTGACCAAGACTCAAGCTACATTCTAAAAGTGTTTGAAACATGAAAAAAAAAACTTTCAGAGTCGAGCCATTTCTAATACATATATGATATATGTAAATGGATCCATAGACAATACTCAATCAGCTTACTCACATACACTTTCCTGAATCGATCTAAGTAAACGCAAAGCTAATCCAGAAACAGACCCATATCTTAATCAGATTTAAACCTAAATCTCGTGGTACTGAGCTCAGTAACCATGGCAGTGAAGCAAATCGGTTAAATGGGAGTTAAAAAACATCGATCTACCGACACTCAGACCAAAGCAATGAAAACGGACAAGTAGACAAGTTTCCTCAGATTCATAAGAACTTCCTCCAGTTTACAAAGTAACCAAACAAAGAAGAAATATAAAAAAAGAAAAAAGAAAGAAGATGAGAACACTAAGACGCACATCTTCCTCACCAGACTTAGTCCCAGAGCAAATCAAATATCCATTGAAGCAAACATCGACCGAGAAGGACGAGGTTTCATAGAGTGTGAGATTTCGATTTGTTCTTGAGTGGTTCTTGAGTGGATGAATTCTCGGTCTTTGATTCTGTCAATGAATTAGAAAAAAAAACAAAGCGAAAGCTTTTTTTTTGTGAAGTCAGAAAAATGATAAAATGTTTTAATATTTATTACAGTGGCTGTCCGAACTCTAATTGCCACGTCATCAGGGAGTTACGGTTACTCGACGGTTTTATTATTTTATTTTAATCGTGGGAGTGATGGGGAGTTTTTAATGTTTCCACTACTAATACTTTTAATATTTTATAAAATCTAATAAGTTTTTTTATTACAACTGAATATCATCCAATTTAAAAAAAAATGATAAAAATAAAGTACGCAGTTTTCTTCTTTTTACCACAAGTCTACAAAATAAAACTCTAATGATAACGATGAGATAGAATAATAAAATAAATTTTAATATAATAATATGAATAGAATATGTTAAAATAAAATATATTCTCTCCAATATTTTTTTTATCAAAACTGAAGATGAATATTTAGGCATGCTTCTCTTTATATTTTTTTTAGTTTATCAAATAAGTGTTCTAATTTATTCAAGTTAAATGGTAAAGAAATAAAATTAATGGAATAAATCATTTAAACATCAATTCATTCTACATCATTTTAGGAGAAATTTTATGTTTACCACTTTTATGCTACTACTTTTCATCTTTATCACCACTATATGAACATTTTCAAAAATACATTCTTCATGAATTGGCAAAAGACTCTTATATCCTTGTTATCTATATATATAATAAATGATTACTTAAATAAATAAAAAATAAAAAAATAATAATTTTTTTTCGAATTATACTTTTTCAAATTCAAACTTTTTTATAAATTTTTTTTTTTTTGATTTTTTTCGAAGTTTTTTATTTTTTCCAAAATTTATTTTTGAAAATCAAAAATTATGTTTGAAACTATTTTTTTTAAAAAAATTATATTTTTTAAGTATTTATTTATATATTTATTAGAATCTTAAATTTTACGTTCAAAAAACCCTACCCACCCCTCAACTATAAACCCTAAGTCTAAATTAGTTAATCCTGTGAGTATAGTTGTATTTTGCTCTTTATTAAAAATGAGAGTAAAAGTGATTAGTGTAAACATGAAAAGTGATACTATGAATGTGGTATTTGCGGTAATTTTCCATTATTTTATTCTAAGAATTTATAATCTAATTGCAACAAAAATATATTGTGTGAACTTTGAACTTAAGGCATAGCAGCTTGGAGAAATAAAAATAAAAACAAAACCACATGCACTTCCTTTAAAAACAAATAAACTGAATTCAGTTTTGGTGGCTTTTCAAATTTATATATCTAAGCAGTGGAGGAATAGTAAAATAAATATATGTACAAAATAGTAGGGGTGGAATGGATCCGGATATCCAGAAAATTTAAGGTATCCCTCGGGTATCCAGATCCGTGGTTTCCGGATCCGTGGCTTCAAGATATTTGGATTTTGGATATCTGTGTAGATATTATACTATCCGTGGGTATCTGGATCTAAATCCGTAAAATAATTTAAAATAATGATTTCTTTTAAATACTAAAAAATTAAAATAATAGATAAATTAAATATTTATAAAATATTTATAAATATATATATATATATATATATATATAATAAAAGTTAGAACATAATATTATAAGATTAATTTTATGTATAAATATTAATATATCAAATGTAGTTATTAATAAAGATAAAAATTAATATGTTTTAAAAATACTAAACCGGATATCCAGACTTGAAAAGCGAGATATCTAGATCTATATTCGGCTGTGACGGGTCTGAAATTTTACTATTTGGATCTGGGCATCCTAGATATCCTATTTTCAGAGCGGATCCTGTATAATAAGTTCCATCCCTACATAATAGAATCTTCTCCATCATGTAACTTGTTTAAATTGAAATGAATATTTTAAGTTTTTGAATTGAGTGTAACTACTTGCTAATATAGATAAGTTTGAAAGAATTTGAATGGAATCAGTGCAGAATAGAGGGTAAAATCCATATCAATACATCTTTTAATAGATATGCGCATAATAAAACCTTGAAATATAATGAATCTTATTCAGAGTCACATTACCCTTTTTTAATGTACAGAGTCATATTTCACTTTTGAGTAAGATCCACTAACTGAACTTAGATGGGGGATTTTAGAAAAAGATATGAAAAGCTTGGGATTAAGAAAGACATGACTGGTTGGCCAAAAAAAAAGGAAACATAAGTGGGAAACAAGTCCAAATGAGTACTATATGTTATAAGAAAAAGAAACCCAGATATCGGGGGGGTTTAGATATGATTAGATTGCTTTTATATTCTTTTTTGGTTTAATAACAAAGGAGAAAGACATGGCCTTCTCCGATGTCCATTCATGTAAATTTATTAAAAAAGACCTCCGCATTTTCTTAATCAAACGGTTTAAATAAGTTTTGGTAACAATCTCTGTATATCACTTATAAATTTTGTTTAATTTTATATTTATTAAAATAAATTAAATAATCACATTAGTCATATAATAAAAATTTATATTTTTTTGTATGTGTTATATTTTAAATTTTAAAAATGACTATAAATTATTAAAATAAATTAAACAATGACATTAGTTGTACAATAAAAATTTAGATATTTTGTATATGTTATATTTAAATTTTTTAAAACGACTATAAATTATTAAAAATGCTAAAAATTTTACAATTACATTTTTCTAACCAATGGTTTAAATTTTTTGTCATAGAAAAAAGACAAATGATCATAAATATATACGAGTAGGAAGTTTCATTTAATATATATATATATATATATATATATTCAAATGAAAAGTATATATCTATATTAATATTGTTTAAGTTAAACTATATGGCATATAAAATTATATATAAATATTTTTACTATAAACTTTTGGAAACATGTATCTTTTTTAAACTGATAAAATCAAATATTTTTACAATTTTAATTTGATCAAATTATTAAAATATATTTTACATATCTTTTGTTATTATTTCAAAAATTTCTAAAAAACTTTTTTATTTAACAAATATTTTATAAAACACCTCACGTAGATTATTACCGAGCATTAATATTTTAAGAATTGTCTAACTCTCTGTAAGGCGCAAATCTTGCAAGTTATATTGGTAGAGTTAATAAGGTGTACCATATTATCCCCCATACTATAGTAACATGCTTTGCTTTTTTAATAACACATACACTTTGCTATTAAATGTAAACTTTAATCATGTTTTTTTTTGAAAAAATACTTTAATCATGTAGTTAATTAACGCATTTAATCATAAATATTAAAGCCAGCTCATGAAATCTTACAGTATTCCCCAATTTTATGCAAATAAAGACCACAAGGGTTTCTTATTTAAGTACTTTTTCTTTTGACTTAATTCATATTTAAATACATGCACCTAGCCCTGGGACGGATCGGATATCCGGACAATTTTAAGGTATCCGGATTCCAATCCTTATCCGGCGGATCCATAATTTTACTATATTTATCCGGATCCGGGGTTCTCAGATATCCGGGTGTCGGATATCCTTCTAAAAATTGTAATATCTGGCGGATATCCGGATCCGGATTTGGATCCTTAAATAAATAAAAAATGATATTAATATATATATAATATTAACAATAATTTAAAAATAAAAATATATTTAATATCTTTAATTATTTCTATGTATAATATTACAAAATTTACATAAAATTTATATATACTATTATAAAAATGAAAATATATTAAATAAAATTAATTTTTATATATAGATATTACTATTTTTGAAATATTTATTAATAAAACTTACGGATCCGGATATCCGGACTTAAAAATTAAGATATCCGGATCCGGTTTTGACGGATCCAACATTTTACTATCCGGATCCGGATTCGGCCCCTCCGAATATCCGGATTTTCGGATCGGAACTGGATCGAATCCGGATCTCGGATAAAAGTCTCAGGCCTACATGCACCCACATGTATACACCTAACCGAAAGCTTTTGGTTGCCAAAATAATTAATTCAAATGAAAGTTAACTGTACTTATTTCGTTGACTACGTAGGAACTAATAAACTATTAGTTATAGTCCATGGGTTATTGTTAGTAATTAACGACTAGAAAACCAATTAACAAGCTTAGAAGATGTTGCTCACAAACTCTTTTCTTCCCAACATCATACACCATGTGTGGTTTTTGAATTTTAAAGAAGTTAGTCAAAAAAAATGTATATTATATTTTAGTTTTTAAATGCAAACTTCTCTAAGAAATCTTGAGGTTATAATAATTGAAAAGAACCTATTTCCTGTTGTAGGAAAGTGGTAACAATTAACAAAGATGTATGATTATCCTGATTAGCACTAAACGAGAGAGTGATTACAGAGGAAGCAAAGTGATTAGACACACAACCCACTTTTATTAAGGACAAGTTGGTCCAGTGATTAGGATAAGATACTTGTACAACTGTGACACCCTTCCTTTCTTAATATTTCTTAATCAAGAAAGTTTTCTTATCCATCATTTCCATCTAATCCCAATTACTTTCTTAATTTGTTTTTCAATGATTTCTTATTAATATCCCCTATATATTAATCCCGAAGCATTACAACATATTTTCGTAGCCACGTGTCAACACGAGAATGATTCTTAGAATTGTTAGAAAAGTAATTTGGTCCATATAAACATATACAGTATAATCTCTTTAAATTAATACTCTATAAATTAATATACACTAAAAATTTCTATAAAATAATATAATTTTATAGTCCCAAATTGAGTTTTTGGTTCAATTAGTATATCGATAAATTAATACCTCTATAAATTAATAAAAAAATTATAGTTTTGGTGTAGTCCCACCATTATTAATTTATAGAAGTTTCACTGTACTATATTTTTATTAAACTAACTATCAAATTAATTAATAGTGTACAAAAGAATATTTTTTCTTTCCTTAAATAAAAGTTACAGAATTACCTAATATGGTTAACATATATATGACAATTAATGATTATGAATAATACATATTTGATAAAAAAAAATTCTAACCTCTCTCTTTTTTGTTTAATTTTATGCTATTAAAATAAATTAAACAATCACATTAAGCATATAACAAAAACAATTAGATTTTTTCTTATATGTTGCATTTTGAATTTTTTAAAACGACTATAAATTACTAAAAATGGTAAAAGTCTCACATTAAAATTTTTGTGATCAATGGTTTAACTTGTTTTTGTTCAAGCAAGATAAAAATGATCATATATCACACGGGTGGGCATTCGGATACACGTTCGGGTTTGTATCGGATATTTCAGTATAAAGGTATAGAACCCGTTCGGGTATTTCTACACTTCTAATCGGGTTCGGGTATTTTTTGTTCGGGTTCGGATATTTTGGGTCGGGTTTGGATATTTAAATTTTGAAGAAAAAATAAATAAATTATTCATTGTTTAAGNNNNNNNNNNNNNNNNNNNNNNN
The DNA window shown above is from Brassica oleracea var. oleracea cultivar TO1000 chromosome C3, BOL, whole genome shotgun sequence and carries:
- the LOC106328075 gene encoding protein WVD2-like 1 isoform X1, producing the protein MDPESVIMVADGSEPALVNGGLTMESVGIEVNVFASGETLDATSEIQNENSGDSSTLDAIEHSKEVAAEGTQVENVDEPKCIKGQKAQRKLKNEKISGGKSVPSSVHIKKKKERNGADAKVAASNGSVAPSAHTTNSLKSTPLNGREAQVTEHGKQESAPAESATGDKVKAKPQKKQVHETSEDDTQSSSNSPQADDGKPRKVGALPNYGFSFKCDQRAEKRREFYVKLEEKTHAKEEEINNMQAKSKETQEAELRKLRKSLNFKATPMPSFYQEPQPPKTELKKIPPTRPKSPKLGRKKTDSEESQTPRLGRLSLDEKASKDNSASKGIVPTVDHKKQPLRKSLPRLPSQKTALPDGKPYATSAKVKPERKKPEKDAETSHLTEEEAQVTVSSSNANVEGSDEIVSSRMDEERAESIEVSEVVAVEH
- the LOC106328075 gene encoding protein WVD2-like 1 isoform X2, which produces MDPESVIMVADGSEPALVNGGLTMESVGIEVNVFASGETLDATSEIQNENSGDSSTLDAIEHSKEVAAEGTQVENVDEPKCIKGQKAQRKLKNEKISGGKSVPSSVHIKKKKERNGADAKVAASNGSVAPSAHTTNSLKSTPLNGREAQVTEHGKQESAPAESATGDKVKAKPQKKQVHETSEDDTQSSSNPQADDGKPRKVGALPNYGFSFKCDQRAEKRREFYVKLEEKTHAKEEEINNMQAKSKETQEAELRKLRKSLNFKATPMPSFYQEPQPPKTELKKIPPTRPKSPKLGRKKTDSEESQTPRLGRLSLDEKASKDNSASKGIVPTVDHKKQPLRKSLPRLPSQKTALPDGKPYATSAKVKPERKKPEKDAETSHLTEEEAQVTVSSSNANVEGSDEIVSSRMDEERAESIEVSEVVAVEH